DNA from Candidatus Delongbacteria bacterium:
CACCTAAGTCGATTCCATATTTAAAAATTTTGCAGGATCACTCCAGACTGTCAAACGATTATACCCACAAAATTTACGAATTTCTTTTTAAAAAGAAAATTGATAAAGATAGTGCTTCAATTCCTCTAATTGGTAATATTGGTCTTGTTTTGCTTTTAAAAAGTGACCATAACAAATTTGTTGAATATCTAGAACAACTAAAGGATTATTCTGAGTACAATTATGAACTTTTAGATGAGGAAATTTTCAATATGACTCACTCTAAACTTGGTGGATATCTTTTCAATTGGTGGGAACTTCCAATCTTCACCACCGATGTTGTTCTCAATCACCATAAAGAGTTTATAATAAATCCAGACACTAGGGATTTGATAGAGGCATTTAACGCCGCAGATATTCTTGCCTGGAAAAAGCTAGGTTATTTAAAAAATGCTCACGTTGACGAAAGATATACGGATTGCTTCATGGATCCTGTAGAGTACAGAAAAAAAATGGAGCAAAAAGCAAAAGATGAACGTGAAAAAGCTGAAGCCGAAAACAGATTGAAATCAAGTGAACAAACGGACTCTTTAGAAGAAATAGCTAAAAAAGAGAAAGTAAAAAAGAAAAGTTTCTGGGCAAAGATTTTTCCATGGCTGAACTGATAGATGAATATGATAAATATGGTAATTTAACCGGATTTTTTGGAGACCATCGAAGTGTAAAAATCAGAGGTAATTTCCATAGAATAGTTCAGGCTTTCATACTTAATGATAAATCTGAATTAATGTTGATAAAACGATCTGATAAATTATTGCTTAGTCCCGGTCAATATGGTTTTCCTGGAGGGCATGTCGATCATGGCGAGAATAGCATAATGGCAATAGTTCGTGAACTAATGGAAGAATTGGGAATTAGTATAGATCAAAATTCACTCATACCGCTTACATGTAAGAAAGTTTATTATAATATTTACAATATGACAGTAGCTTCGTTAAAAGAGATTTATTTGGTTTATTTGAATGAAAACTTTTTTAATATCAACACAAATGAAATAGATTCCTACACTTTCTTAGATATTGAAGATATTATTGTTAAAGCTGATAGTGTTGACCCGTTTTGTTCAATTCTAAAGAGGGATATTGATCTCTTGAAGTGCTTGAAAAATTACTTATATTACAAAAATCTATGATGGAAAAATTATACGAAGATGAAAATATAATCGCCTTTTTAAAGCCAAATGGTGTCGAGTTTCATAAAAATCAAAATTGTAAAAGCTTTGTTGATTTAATACGAGATGAAAATAAAGTAGAAAATCTATATCCAGTTCATAGATTGGATAAGGAAACTTCAGGGATAATTTTATTTGCTAAAAATAGCCAAAGTGCAAGATTATTATCAGACATAATTTCCATAGGTAAAATTGATAAATTCTACATAGCTGTATCCAGAATGAAACCGAAAAAAAGTATGGGCTTTGTGAAAGGGGACATAGTTAAGAGCAGATCTGGCTCATATAAATTATCACAATCTATGGAAAATCCATCATCAACTATTTTTGTTTCAAAAAAAATTGCAGATAAATACTTTTTTCTTGTGAAAATTTTAACTGGAAAAACCCACCAAATTCGGGTTGTTATGAAATCTTTGGGGTCTCCAATACTTGGAGATACAATTTATGGGAATGACCTAGCAAATCGAATGTATCTCCATTCATGCAGATCATCTTTTCAGTATGAAGATAAAGTAATTGATATAGTGAACTTACCACACGAGTTTTCTTGTGAAATGTATAATATATTTTGTGATTTATTATTGAAAATGAAAGAACATTTTACAAAGTATTTCATAATTCAAAATCCATAGAACAATGTATTTACAGAATATTTAGCAACATCACACCCTTACCACTTATATTTAATACTATAAATATAAAATTTATTGCATTGACAACTAATTTTATTTTTTCTATTCTAATAGTTGCTTGTTGAGGTTTAAACTTATTGCATAGATGGGAGGATCAATGCGAAGATTACTTTTGGTTTTCAGTATGTTACTTATCTGGATCAGCTCTTATGGATTTGAACCACATTTTATGAACAAACCGGTTGTATCTCCTGATGGAAACAATGTTTGTTTTGTATATGAAAATAACTTGTGGACTGTATCTTCTAAAGGTGGTGCAGCAAAAAGACTTACAAACATAGATGGATATATTAACTATCCTATTTACTCGCCTGATGGAAAAAATATTGCATTTAACTGCACTAAAGATGGAATCTATGCAGCTTATATGATACCCGCAGATGGTGGTAAGGCCGAAAAGATTACCGATGAATCAGTTAATCTAATTGACTGGTACAGCAAAGGTAAAAAGCTTCTTGTTACTAAATGGGAATACGATCTTGGCAGAACCTTTTACACTCTTGATCTAGATGGGAAAAGACCCGTGAGTATGAATAAAATTGGTGACAACATTTCTGACCTTTCCAATGATGATTCAAAGATTGTATTTTCAAGATATGGCTATCCTGAAAGAGAGGAATATACTGGTTCGATGAATGGGGATTTGTATCTTTACAATTTAGACAATAAGGAATACACACAGCTAACGAATAC
Protein-coding regions in this window:
- a CDS encoding NUDIX hydrolase, whose amino-acid sequence is MAELIDEYDKYGNLTGFFGDHRSVKIRGNFHRIVQAFILNDKSELMLIKRSDKLLLSPGQYGFPGGHVDHGENSIMAIVRELMEELGISIDQNSLIPLTCKKVYYNIYNMTVASLKEIYLVYLNENFFNINTNEIDSYTFLDIEDIIVKADSVDPFCSILKRDIDLLKCLKNYLYYKNL